In Ochotona princeps isolate mOchPri1 chromosome 22, mOchPri1.hap1, whole genome shotgun sequence, the following are encoded in one genomic region:
- the MAFB gene encoding transcription factor MafB, with protein sequence MAAELSMGPELPTSPLAMEYVNDFDLLKFDVKKEPLGRAERPGRPCTRLQPAGSVSSTPLSTPCSSVPSSPSFSPTEQKTHLEDLYWMASNYQQMNPEALNLTPEDAVEALIGSHPVPQPLQSFEGFRGAHHHHHHHHPHPHHAYPGAGVAHDDLGPHPHPHHHHHHQASPPPSSAASPAQQLPTSHPGPGPHAATAATAAGGNGSVEDRFSDDQLVSMSVRELNRHLRGFTKDEVIRLKQKRRTLKNRGYAQSCRYKRVQQKHHLENEKTQLIQQVEQLKQEVSRLARERDAYKVKCEKLANSGFREAGSTSDSPSSPEFFL encoded by the coding sequence ATGGCCGCGGAGCTGAGCATGGGGCCAGAGCTGCCCACCAGCCCGCTGGCCATGGAGTACGTCAATGACTTCGACCTGCTCAAGTTTGACGTGAAGAAGGAGCCGCTGGGGCGCGCAGAGCGTCCTGGCCGGCCCTGCACGCGCCTGCAGCCCGCCGGCTCGGTGTCGTCCACGCCGCTCAGTACGCCGTGCAGCTCGGTGCCCTCGTCACCTAGTTTCAGCCCCACCGAGCAGAAGACCCACCTCGAGGACCTGTACTGGATGGCGAGCAACTACCAGCAGATGAACCCTGAGGCGCTCAACCTGACGCCCGAGGACGCGGTGGAGGCGCTCATCGGCTCGCACCCTGTGCCACAGCCGCTGCAGAGCTTCGAGGGATTCCGCGGCgcgcatcaccaccaccatcaccaccaccctcaCCCGCACCATGCGTACCCCGGCGCCGGCGTGGCCCACGACGACCTAGGTCCGCACCCGCAcccgcaccaccaccaccatcatcaagCGTCGCCACCGCCGTCCAGCGCCGCCAGCCCCGCGCAACAGCTGCCCACCAGCCACCCCGGGCCCGGGCCACACGCGGCAACCGCTGCGACGGCGGCGGGAGGCAACGGCAGTGTGGAGGACCGCTTCTCCGACGACCAGCTCGTGTCCATGTCCGTGCGCGAGCTGAACCGCCACCTGCGGGGCTTCACCAAGGACGAGGTGATCCGCCTGAAGCAGAAGCGGCGGACCCTGAAGAACCGGGGCTACGCCCAGTCGTGCAGGTATAAACGCGTCCAGCAGAAACACCACCTGGAGAATGAGAAGACGCAGCTCATTCAGCAGGTGGAGCAGCTTAAGCAGGAGGTGTCCCGGCTGGCCCGCGAGAGAGACGCCTACAAGGTCAAGTGCGAGAAACTCGCCAACTCCGGCTTCAGGGAGGCGGGCTCCACCAGCGACAGCCCCTCCTCTCCAGAGTTCTTTCTGTGA